In Xyrauchen texanus isolate HMW12.3.18 chromosome 23, RBS_HiC_50CHRs, whole genome shotgun sequence, a genomic segment contains:
- the LOC127663130 gene encoding interleukin-12 subunit beta-like — MEETMRQVQVLVVDVDTDKDVNMVEVPLICGEAYEGQNVTWTKNQEESLEAKGNRITVTVEGWRGGNYSCFNTEGSYLNHSLVLAQWTFRKIIKNTPGKGYIHCSTNNYGGSFQCSWTWGENRNEHVAVVAHIKATRYHSESNINCHLDSSGQIITCVDQDYCPYAEEVEHINLTIYFRSSFVLETYSTKFYIMDIVRPDMVAINRINQTSVELGYPQSWSTPASYFPLIFQVKEIHCRKCKKCDCSKPNSQEEIVKSHQLPVTKGKTVCVRARDEFCNSSWSEWSQYKSRTRLCKISKTGNTVTAGGAKLCAIPKILKGLSTELRHQSRRTNHPS, encoded by the exons TGCTTGTGGTGGATGTGGACACAGATAAAGATGTCAACATGGTAGAAGTACCCCTCATTTGTGGAGAAGCCTATGAAGGGCAGAATGTTACATGGACCAAAAACCAAGAGGAAAGCCTGGAGGCTAAAGGAAACAGGATTACAGTTACAGTAGAGGGGTGGAGGGGGGGCAACTACTCCTGCTTCAACACTGAGGGCTCCTACCTGAACCATTCACTGGTGCTTGCTCAGTGGACATTCAGGAAGATTATCAAGAACACACCTGGCAAAG GTTACATCCATTGTTCAACAAATAACTATGGAGGCTCCTTCCAATGTTCCTGGACATGGGGTGAGAACAGGAATGAACACGTTGCTGTTGTTGCTCATATCAAAGCCACACG CTATCACAGTGAAAGCAACATCAACTGCCATCTGGATTCCAGTGGACAGATTATCACATGCGTAGACCAAGACTACTGTCCATATGCAGAAGAGGTGGAGCACATCAACCTAACCATCTATTTCAGAAGCAGCTTTGTTTTAGAAACCTACTCCACAAAGTTTTATATCATGGATATAG TGAGGCCTGATATGGTAGCGATTAATCGGATCAATCAAACATCTGTAGAACTAGGATATCCACAATCCTGGAGCACACCAGCCTCCTACTTCCCTCTCATCTTCCAAGTAAAAGAGATTCACTGTCGTAAATGCAAAAAATGTGACTGCTCCAAGCCCAACTCACAAGAG GAGATTGTAAAAAGTCACCAGCTACCAGTGACAAAAGGGAAGACCGTATGTGTGAGAGCACGGGATGAATTCTGTAATTCCTCTTGGAGTGAGTGGAGCCAGTACAA ATCCCGCACAAGACTGTGCAAGATAAGCAAGACAGGAAATACTGTTACAGCAGGTGGAGCAAAACTGTGTGCCATTCCCAAAATTTTAAAGGGTCTCTCTACAGAACTTCGACATCAGAGCAGAAGAACCAATCATCCCTCTTAA